A window of the Dyadobacter pollutisoli genome harbors these coding sequences:
- a CDS encoding RagB/SusD family nutrient uptake outer membrane protein, with protein sequence MRYFASINKWVLLITILTAGCNEKEILREVPKDFASPENSFITESDFNSAIIALYDLTRGTLSEGEHRPLDHIYGTDLGYNAAQQLNERFGSYPATLTTTSVQALFHWQQYYKIISSANIILNRLGNTSFTDDQKKAIEAETRVFRGLAYRNLAHLYGGVPIELNEVSSPKTDYTRASRQQVYQQAADDLAFAASLLPDVEQVKDGKVSASAANHLLSETYLSLGRFQDAVDAASKVIANTNNKLMTQRFGSLSKQPGDVYWDLFRRFNQNRSAGNSEGIWVFQYEVDVLGGVVRSASLAGPMLERDHSPRPYSFPYKDPSGISPFLSLGVSDYTGGRGIGRFRGTNHFTYGIWKYDWNDIRNSEYNFVRDVKFNNPASAWYGQKLSDHLSVFRKTLDDTIRNFYPYQSKVTTPGQHPAELFVDPVLKTLNASGAGTTYSDQYFIRLAETYLLRAEAHLGLGDQMAAAADINVVRARAHAKLVTPAEVTIDFILDERMRELGVEEKRRLTLNRLGLLYARTAKYCNGHPTAAHFGVDVEPHNNLFPIPYSEIERNTNAVIEQNPGYAK encoded by the coding sequence ATGAGATACTTTGCTTCAATCAATAAATGGGTCCTGCTGATCACCATACTGACAGCGGGTTGTAACGAAAAGGAAATTCTGCGCGAGGTTCCCAAAGATTTTGCCAGCCCGGAAAATTCGTTTATCACAGAAAGCGATTTCAATTCCGCCATCATCGCGTTATACGACCTGACGCGCGGCACATTATCGGAGGGTGAGCACCGGCCGCTTGACCACATTTACGGCACAGACCTGGGCTATAATGCAGCCCAGCAGCTCAATGAACGTTTTGGCAGCTACCCAGCTACGCTGACGACCACCTCAGTGCAGGCCCTGTTTCACTGGCAACAGTATTACAAGATCATTTCCAGCGCCAACATTATCCTCAACAGGTTAGGAAATACCAGTTTCACCGACGATCAAAAAAAGGCAATTGAAGCCGAAACGAGGGTTTTCCGCGGACTCGCCTACCGGAACCTTGCCCACCTCTACGGCGGCGTCCCGATCGAGCTCAACGAGGTCAGCTCACCCAAAACCGACTATACCCGCGCTTCCCGGCAGCAGGTTTACCAGCAGGCGGCCGACGACCTTGCATTTGCGGCTTCGTTGCTGCCGGACGTGGAACAGGTAAAAGACGGGAAAGTATCCGCATCAGCGGCAAATCACCTGCTGTCCGAAACCTATTTGTCCCTCGGGCGCTTCCAGGATGCAGTTGATGCAGCCTCAAAAGTGATTGCCAATACAAACAACAAATTGATGACCCAGCGGTTCGGATCGCTTTCAAAGCAGCCGGGCGATGTGTATTGGGACTTGTTTCGCCGGTTTAACCAAAACCGGAGCGCCGGAAACAGTGAAGGTATCTGGGTGTTTCAATACGAAGTCGATGTATTGGGTGGCGTGGTGCGTTCGGCTTCCCTTGCCGGACCGATGCTGGAACGTGATCATTCTCCAAGGCCTTACTCTTTTCCCTACAAGGATCCCTCCGGCATAAGTCCATTTTTATCACTGGGTGTTTCTGATTACACAGGTGGTCGTGGGATCGGTCGCTTTCGGGGGACGAACCATTTTACATATGGCATCTGGAAATATGACTGGAATGATATACGCAATTCGGAATATAATTTTGTGCGCGACGTCAAGTTCAACAATCCGGCCTCGGCCTGGTATGGGCAAAAGCTCTCCGACCATTTAAGTGTTTTCAGAAAGACCCTAGATGATACGATCCGGAATTTCTATCCGTATCAGTCCAAGGTTACCACTCCTGGGCAGCATCCTGCAGAGCTGTTTGTGGACCCGGTTTTAAAAACGTTGAATGCTTCCGGCGCGGGCACGACTTACTCGGACCAATACTTTATCAGGCTGGCTGAAACATACCTGCTGCGTGCCGAAGCGCATTTGGGCTTAGGTGATCAAATGGCCGCCGCCGCCGATATCAATGTGGTCCGCGCGCGCGCTCATGCCAAACTGGTAACGCCTGCGGAAGTGACAATCGATTTTATTCTGGATGAAAGAATGCGGGAACTTGGCGTTGAAGAAAAAAGAAGGCTCACGCTGAACCGTCTGGGTTTGCTTTACGCAAGAACGGCGAAATACTGCAACGGTCATCCTACCGCCGCCCACTTTGGCGTGGACGTTGAACCGCACAACAACCTGTTCCCGATTCCATACAGTGAAATCGAGCGGAACACCAACGCGGTGATCGAGCAAAATCCAGGCTATGCCAAATAA
- a CDS encoding SusC/RagA family TonB-linked outer membrane protein — MPESSIKKMIFKVMKISLIQLLTIIILTGIGYAHNGVAQDLLRKRINISVTNGSFKDVLRTIESQADITFSYQREVIPEERLTIICENLPLDAVFSQLLAPRQIGYEVLKNRKILLTRLKPTGIEAVPDQGRQPEKISERTLSGRVTDETGAGLPGVNIVMKGTVTGTSSDISGHYLLSLPDGLTGDTIVFSSIGYVNQEIRVGNQSQINVTMLGDTKALTEVVVVGYGTQKKSDLTGSVVRADIQAFRESPNVNLAQSLQGSVPGLNVGQVTAAGANPTISIRGRTTINGNQNVLLVVDGIIFTGSMSDLNPADIESVDVLKDPSSMAIYGAQAANGVILITTKGGQKTTKPVFSYTGSYTTQSPVNSLHLFDREGYIKKVMDQDWKNAYLAPDFTTPNPDYNIENYIADPPVREGLNNGTNFDWWDKTTNPGFITAHNLSVQGTSKDLSYFLSGGYTNQKGFVMNDKFKRITTRINVENKISKWFKVGVQSSGSFSDYSGVAPALGGIRLMAPLVTPRDEHGEFILNPIGTNVANPFLVADADDLDKRNSLFGNLYAGIDVPFVPGLTYRLNYGHNYSWDQHYSSNPYLNGASGTAYKINSTSYDWTLDHIVNYKTTFNKIHSLDITLVAGRRERNFEESNATGYNYNSLRLSYNDLSLATVQNISSSAWNESFLYQMARVNYELKYRYLLTATIRRDGFSGFAENKKTALFPSIGFGWVISEEEFLKPLDISMLKLRGSYARNGNLVDRYSSLARMNIYPAYVFGEGAPTEFGQQVATLANPNLSWETTTGFNFGLDFAVLKNRLAGSLDCYLTTTSDLIFDVNIPEVTGFSQITSNIGNIANRGIELMLNGKAIAGQNLKWNVSFNLAANRNRIVKLLGQDNNGDGVEDDLVASGLFIGQPIGAIYDYESGGIIQLSEEPPKGFFVGTHRIIDQNNDGFIDANDRVIRGRTEPAFNFGLLNEFQYKDFTFRFFLNSIQGGPNSYLGLNMPTAMGIGDNARRHNFWRELDYWTPANPNARYRSLDQGAATEYNYYGNRSFVRLQDVTISYSLGASMIQKLGLQGLKLFVSGKNLATWTKWQGWDPESGAGLSSTGMPVMKGFSVGLDVRF; from the coding sequence ATGCCAGAATCATCTATCAAAAAAATGATTTTCAAGGTCATGAAAATCTCATTGATACAGTTACTTACGATCATTATCCTGACGGGCATCGGTTATGCCCACAATGGCGTCGCACAAGATCTTTTAAGGAAACGTATAAACATCAGCGTTACAAACGGAAGTTTTAAAGATGTGCTGCGCACTATCGAATCTCAGGCAGACATTACCTTCTCCTACCAGCGGGAAGTGATTCCTGAGGAGCGACTAACGATTATTTGCGAAAATCTCCCGCTCGATGCCGTCTTTTCACAGCTGCTCGCACCGCGACAAATTGGTTACGAAGTACTTAAAAACAGAAAGATACTGTTGACCAGGCTCAAACCGACCGGTATAGAAGCAGTCCCGGATCAGGGGAGACAACCCGAAAAAATAAGTGAACGGACGCTTTCAGGACGGGTAACCGATGAAACCGGTGCAGGCCTCCCCGGCGTGAATATCGTAATGAAAGGCACTGTCACTGGCACGTCCTCTGATATCTCGGGCCATTACCTGCTTTCACTTCCTGACGGGCTTACAGGCGACACCATTGTATTTTCCTCTATTGGTTATGTCAATCAGGAAATACGCGTTGGTAACCAGTCGCAGATTAATGTGACGATGCTGGGCGACACCAAAGCGCTGACGGAAGTAGTCGTTGTGGGATACGGAACACAGAAAAAAAGTGACCTTACCGGTTCGGTGGTACGTGCGGACATCCAGGCATTCAGGGAGTCGCCGAATGTGAACCTGGCCCAGTCCCTGCAAGGCTCCGTGCCGGGATTGAATGTGGGGCAGGTTACCGCGGCGGGGGCAAATCCGACGATCTCGATTCGTGGAAGAACGACGATCAATGGGAACCAGAATGTGCTGCTAGTCGTGGACGGGATCATTTTTACCGGCAGCATGAGCGACCTCAACCCGGCCGACATCGAATCGGTGGACGTGCTCAAAGATCCGAGCAGCATGGCTATCTATGGTGCCCAGGCAGCCAACGGCGTAATCCTGATCACCACCAAGGGCGGACAAAAAACCACCAAACCGGTATTCAGTTATACCGGCAGCTATACCACGCAATCGCCTGTGAATTCGCTGCATTTGTTTGACAGGGAGGGCTATATTAAAAAAGTGATGGACCAGGACTGGAAAAATGCCTACCTGGCACCGGATTTCACCACCCCAAACCCGGATTACAATATTGAGAACTATATTGCCGACCCGCCGGTCCGGGAAGGTCTCAATAATGGCACCAATTTCGACTGGTGGGACAAAACGACCAATCCCGGCTTCATTACCGCCCACAATCTGAGCGTGCAGGGCACATCCAAAGACCTTTCCTATTTCTTGTCGGGCGGGTATACCAACCAGAAAGGCTTTGTCATGAACGACAAGTTTAAGCGGATCACGACGCGGATCAATGTCGAAAACAAAATTTCGAAATGGTTTAAAGTGGGTGTGCAGAGCTCGGGTTCGTTTTCGGACTATTCCGGGGTGGCCCCGGCGTTAGGTGGGATCCGGCTCATGGCGCCGCTGGTGACGCCCAGGGACGAGCATGGCGAATTCATTCTCAACCCCATTGGTACCAATGTCGCCAACCCATTCCTGGTCGCCGATGCCGATGATCTCGACAAGCGTAACAGCCTTTTCGGCAACCTCTACGCGGGCATCGATGTCCCATTTGTGCCGGGGCTTACCTACCGGCTCAATTACGGTCACAATTACTCCTGGGACCAGCATTACAGCAGCAATCCTTACCTGAACGGCGCTTCGGGAACCGCATACAAGATCAATTCGACCTCCTACGACTGGACATTAGATCATATTGTCAATTACAAAACCACTTTCAACAAAATCCATAGCCTGGATATAACACTCGTGGCGGGGCGGCGGGAGCGCAATTTTGAAGAATCCAACGCGACAGGTTACAATTACAACAGCCTCCGGCTTAGCTATAACGACCTGAGCCTGGCGACTGTCCAGAATATTTCTTCTTCGGCCTGGAATGAAAGCTTCCTCTACCAGATGGCCAGGGTTAACTATGAGCTCAAATACCGTTATTTGCTCACCGCCACGATTCGGCGCGACGGATTTTCAGGTTTTGCGGAGAATAAGAAGACAGCCCTTTTCCCCTCCATAGGCTTTGGCTGGGTGATTAGTGAGGAGGAATTCCTCAAACCACTGGATATCAGCATGCTGAAACTACGGGGTTCCTATGCCCGGAACGGGAACCTGGTGGACCGCTATTCTTCGCTGGCGCGGATGAATATCTATCCGGCCTATGTTTTCGGTGAGGGCGCTCCTACCGAATTCGGTCAGCAGGTAGCCACCCTTGCCAACCCAAATTTGTCCTGGGAGACGACAACCGGTTTCAATTTTGGATTGGATTTCGCCGTTCTGAAAAACAGGCTCGCGGGTAGTCTCGATTGCTATCTTACCACCACCAGCGATCTGATCTTCGATGTTAACATCCCCGAAGTGACGGGTTTCAGCCAGATCACCTCCAACATAGGCAACATTGCCAACCGGGGGATCGAGCTCATGCTGAATGGCAAAGCGATAGCCGGACAAAACCTGAAATGGAATGTCAGCTTCAACCTGGCCGCTAACCGCAACCGGATCGTGAAGCTGCTCGGGCAGGACAATAATGGGGATGGCGTTGAGGACGACCTTGTGGCTAGCGGGCTATTCATCGGTCAGCCCATCGGGGCGATCTACGATTACGAATCGGGTGGGATTATTCAGCTCAGCGAAGAACCTCCCAAGGGCTTTTTTGTAGGCACTCACCGAATTATCGATCAAAACAATGACGGTTTTATAGACGCCAACGACCGGGTGATCCGCGGGCGTACAGAGCCCGCATTCAATTTTGGTTTGTTGAATGAATTCCAGTACAAAGACTTTACGTTCCGCTTTTTCCTCAATTCCATTCAGGGTGGACCCAATAGCTACCTGGGCCTGAATATGCCCACCGCGATGGGAATCGGGGATAATGCCCGGCGCCACAATTTCTGGCGGGAACTCGATTACTGGACTCCGGCCAACCCCAACGCCCGCTACCGCAGCCTCGATCAGGGTGCAGCGACTGAATACAATTATTACGGCAACAGGAGTTTTGTCCGTCTTCAGGACGTTACAATCTCTTATTCACTGGGAGCCTCTATGATCCAAAAACTCGGATTACAGGGTTTGAAACTGTTTGTCAGCGGCAAAAACCTGGCTACATGGACCAAATGGCAGGGTTGGGACCCGGAATCAGGGGCCGGGTTATCATCAACCGGCATGCCGGTGATGAAAGGTTTTTCAGTAGGTCTGGATGTTCGCTTTTAA
- a CDS encoding FecR family protein, translated as MKYKNYQSEDFLSDDGFVQWVLTGTKNVFWENFAVQYPDRASELAQAKKLVLALAEGERQDLSALRPRLVWSRIRSEINHQSEMQEAATRPMYKSWPFFAAASVILILGIGWTLLQLPESNKVSYQDLTTMIKEETVLIEKNNPNQHPINVILEDGSMIRLSQGARLSYPRHFDKNERKVVLTGEAFFEVAKDPARPFYIYSNEVITKVLGTSFTINSADDSQQVVVRVRTGRVSVYSREKKTLAAPETAGVVLLPNQQAIYYRENQLLSRKLVENPVPVASTQATAQYDDAPVANVFRDIENKYGVHLIYSKEILKNCFITTTIGNEPLYDTMDLVCRIIGASYKEVDAQLVIDSKGCQ; from the coding sequence ATGAAATATAAAAATTACCAGAGTGAAGATTTTCTCAGCGACGACGGTTTTGTACAATGGGTACTGACTGGCACAAAAAATGTTTTCTGGGAAAATTTTGCGGTGCAATATCCCGACCGTGCAAGCGAGCTGGCGCAGGCAAAAAAACTGGTACTGGCACTCGCAGAGGGCGAGCGGCAGGATCTGAGTGCATTGAGGCCCAGGCTGGTTTGGTCACGGATCAGGTCTGAGATAAATCACCAGAGTGAAATGCAAGAAGCCGCAACGCGTCCGATGTACAAAAGCTGGCCGTTTTTTGCCGCTGCCTCCGTAATTCTTATTTTGGGCATTGGATGGACATTACTCCAACTGCCGGAATCCAATAAGGTTAGCTATCAAGACCTTACAACGATGATCAAGGAAGAGACCGTCCTGATCGAAAAAAATAACCCGAACCAGCATCCCATAAATGTTATCCTGGAAGACGGCTCAATGATTAGACTCTCGCAAGGCGCAAGGCTTTCCTACCCGAGGCACTTTGATAAAAACGAGAGGAAGGTCGTCTTGACGGGGGAAGCCTTCTTCGAAGTCGCCAAAGACCCTGCCAGACCATTTTACATCTATTCCAACGAGGTTATAACCAAGGTTTTAGGCACCAGTTTTACGATTAACTCGGCCGATGACAGTCAACAGGTGGTTGTCCGTGTACGTACCGGACGGGTGTCGGTATATAGCCGGGAAAAGAAAACGCTCGCCGCGCCAGAAACTGCCGGCGTTGTGTTGCTCCCCAACCAGCAGGCCATTTATTATCGGGAAAATCAGCTGCTGAGCCGCAAACTGGTTGAAAATCCAGTGCCTGTGGCGAGCACGCAGGCTACTGCGCAATATGACGACGCACCTGTCGCGAATGTTTTCCGGGATATCGAAAATAAGTACGGTGTCCACTTGATCTACAGCAAAGAGATCTTAAAAAACTGCTTTATCACGACGACAATCGGCAATGAACCGCTTTACGATACCATGGACCTGGTTTGCCGCATTATCGGTGCCAGCTACAAAGAAGTAGATGCGCAACTGGTTATCGATTCGAAAGGCTGTCAATAA
- a CDS encoding RNA polymerase sigma factor, with product MEDNSKLWQDFVVGDQSALEQIYNSHFDALASYGLRIVADAGLVEDAIQDVFLNLWRRRRYLGKVENVRFYLCKALRNQLNRNNRYEPFHTTDDIDGFLDYLSTVSCEQESIGVETRQALIQTIQIALAELSNRQREVVHLRFYQGLSLDQAALVMNVQKQVVKNLLTQSYARLRASLRTLVSVLVMLLFQ from the coding sequence TTGGAGGACAACAGCAAGCTTTGGCAAGATTTCGTGGTGGGTGACCAATCCGCCTTGGAGCAAATTTATAACAGTCATTTCGACGCTCTGGCCAGCTATGGGCTTAGGATCGTTGCCGATGCCGGGCTTGTGGAGGATGCCATCCAGGACGTTTTCCTGAACCTCTGGCGCAGAAGACGATACCTGGGCAAGGTAGAGAATGTCCGGTTTTACCTCTGTAAGGCACTGCGCAACCAGCTCAACCGAAACAATCGCTACGAGCCCTTTCACACAACCGACGACATCGACGGTTTTCTGGATTACCTGTCTACCGTTTCTTGTGAGCAGGAGTCGATCGGCGTGGAAACGCGGCAGGCCCTTATACAAACCATTCAGATCGCGTTGGCTGAGCTCAGTAACCGGCAGCGCGAAGTAGTGCACTTGCGCTTTTACCAGGGCCTGAGCCTCGACCAAGCCGCTCTGGTTATGAATGTACAAAAACAAGTGGTAAAAAATCTGCTCACCCAATCCTACGCCAGGCTTCGGGCCTCCCTTCGCACCTTGGTTTCCGTGCTGGTAATGCTGTTGTTCCAATAA
- a CDS encoding ArsR/SmtB family transcription factor yields MGVTKTEIFTEQQNRIADLAKAFSHPARVAILQLLIARKACVCGDLVDELELAQATVSQHLKELKRIGIIQGEINPPRVCYCINPVVWEEAQKTFGSLLDTFAVATSCCN; encoded by the coding sequence ATGGGAGTAACCAAAACCGAAATATTCACCGAGCAGCAGAACCGGATTGCGGATCTGGCCAAAGCGTTCTCACATCCGGCCAGGGTTGCGATTCTTCAACTGTTGATTGCAAGGAAAGCATGTGTTTGTGGTGACCTGGTCGATGAGCTCGAACTCGCGCAGGCGACTGTATCCCAACATTTGAAGGAGCTGAAACGGATCGGAATCATTCAGGGTGAAATTAACCCACCACGGGTATGCTATTGCATTAACCCAGTCGTATGGGAGGAAGCACAAAAAACTTTTGGCTCTTTGCTTGATACGTTTGCCGTTGCTACATCCTGCTGTAATTAA
- a CDS encoding DUF6428 family protein yields MNQLNTVAGDRVTRGPMTWGEFKSTLEQNPDLHLQFQYEEGKFVDSSYHITEIKQAPIVSVDCGGVMNNWTEIIVQLWEPSVKEVDRSMKVGKALKIVNLVEKTLPLDADATVKIEFGNSKFDTRQMYPGEFVSGSETFTVNLVPDFTQCKALTRNESCGTTSAEGSCCTPAPVKEELELAVSEAACCEPGSGCC; encoded by the coding sequence ATGAACCAATTAAATACGGTGGCCGGCGATCGGGTGACCCGGGGTCCAATGACGTGGGGTGAATTCAAAAGCACCCTAGAACAAAATCCAGATTTACATCTGCAATTCCAGTATGAAGAAGGCAAGTTTGTGGACAGTTCTTACCACATTACCGAGATCAAGCAAGCACCTATTGTTTCGGTGGACTGCGGCGGGGTAATGAATAACTGGACGGAGATTATCGTGCAGCTTTGGGAGCCTTCGGTGAAGGAGGTGGACCGTTCCATGAAGGTCGGCAAAGCACTTAAAATTGTCAACCTGGTTGAAAAAACGCTTCCTTTGGATGCGGATGCAACTGTTAAGATCGAATTCGGAAATTCAAAGTTTGATACGCGCCAGATGTATCCGGGTGAGTTTGTTAGCGGTAGCGAAACATTCACAGTTAATCTTGTTCCGGACTTTACCCAATGCAAGGCGCTCACCCGCAACGAAAGCTGTGGCACAACATCCGCGGAAGGCTCATGCTGCACGCCTGCCCCGGTCAAAGAGGAGCTGGAATTAGCCGTTTCTGAGGCTGCTTGCTGCGAACCTGGATCAGGATGCTGTTAA
- the arsN2 gene encoding arsenic resistance N-acetyltransferase ArsN2, which yields MSIQIDNARPEEKESVVRLLKEADLLTEDLPGSLRNFLLAKQDGVLVGVAGLELFGPVGLLRSVAVSPTHQAKGIAGQLVGQLLNDADKQELQEVYLITTTADHYFDRYSFAPVNREHVPEAIQQTRQFSGLCPSSAVVMKRNLKHQNA from the coding sequence ATGAGCATTCAAATCGATAATGCCAGGCCGGAAGAGAAAGAATCGGTGGTCAGATTATTAAAAGAAGCTGACCTGCTTACCGAAGATTTACCCGGTAGCCTGCGCAATTTTCTTTTGGCAAAACAGGACGGGGTGCTTGTTGGCGTCGCCGGTCTTGAACTCTTCGGGCCCGTCGGGCTGCTGCGCTCAGTTGCTGTCAGCCCAACCCACCAGGCCAAAGGTATTGCCGGGCAGTTGGTCGGTCAGCTACTTAACGATGCTGACAAGCAAGAATTGCAAGAGGTATATCTGATCACAACCACAGCTGATCATTACTTTGACCGGTATAGTTTCGCGCCAGTTAACCGTGAGCATGTGCCCGAGGCCATTCAGCAAACCAGACAGTTTAGCGGCCTTTGCCCATCTTCGGCTGTTGTCATGAAACGTAATTTAAAGCATCAAAACGCATGA
- a CDS encoding ArsO family NAD(P)H-dependent flavin-containing monooxygenase: MKDGLYDLIIIGGGQSALSCGYFLRRTNLKYIILDDQRQGGGAWQLGWDSLTLFSPAEQSSLPGWIMPKSGSGFPSKQDVLDYLNAYQERYQIPIQRGIKVISVKKLGGIFTVESDQGNYQSRVIISATGTFQNPFVPDIPGRHLFTGQQLHSFEYKNPLPFKDKSVLIVGGGNSGAQVLAEVSKVATTVWATAKEPQFLPDDVDGRVLFDVASAKYHAMKEGREFNAAQYNIGNIVMVPAVKEARARGVLQARDTFKEFYERGVIWHDGSSQPFDVVIWCTGFGFATRHLKGLGILNQDGKVDCEGTKALKLSGLWLVGYGSFTGFASATLIGVGRSARQTVNEIIEYLNNDL, encoded by the coding sequence ATGAAAGATGGACTATATGATCTGATTATTATCGGTGGCGGGCAAAGCGCCTTGTCGTGCGGCTACTTTCTGCGCAGGACAAACCTGAAATATATCATCCTGGACGACCAACGCCAGGGTGGCGGCGCTTGGCAACTCGGCTGGGATTCTCTTACGCTGTTTTCACCTGCTGAGCAAAGCTCCTTGCCGGGTTGGATCATGCCTAAATCCGGAAGCGGGTTTCCTTCAAAACAAGATGTACTTGATTATCTGAACGCCTATCAGGAAAGGTACCAAATCCCAATACAGCGAGGTATCAAGGTAATCAGTGTCAAAAAGCTGGGCGGCATTTTTACGGTAGAGTCTGACCAAGGAAATTATCAGAGCAGGGTGATTATCTCAGCCACCGGCACTTTTCAAAACCCTTTTGTTCCAGATATTCCAGGAAGGCACTTGTTTACAGGCCAGCAGCTGCATTCATTCGAGTATAAAAACCCGCTCCCTTTCAAAGATAAATCCGTGTTAATCGTCGGCGGGGGTAATTCCGGGGCGCAAGTCCTGGCCGAAGTTTCCAAGGTCGCAACCACGGTTTGGGCAACAGCCAAAGAGCCGCAATTCTTACCTGATGATGTGGATGGCAGGGTGCTTTTTGATGTGGCATCGGCCAAATACCATGCAATGAAAGAAGGGAGGGAGTTTAATGCGGCCCAGTACAACATAGGCAATATAGTCATGGTACCCGCCGTGAAGGAAGCACGCGCCCGTGGCGTGCTCCAAGCACGCGATACCTTCAAGGAGTTTTATGAACGCGGCGTCATCTGGCATGATGGCAGCAGCCAGCCATTTGATGTGGTGATCTGGTGTACTGGATTTGGCTTTGCAACACGGCACCTGAAAGGCTTAGGCATCTTAAATCAAGACGGCAAAGTTGACTGTGAAGGAACGAAGGCCTTGAAGTTAAGCGGGCTCTGGCTAGTGGGTTATGGCAGTTTCACCGGTTTTGCATCTGCAACATTAATAGGCGTAGGCCGTTCTGCCCGTCAGACTGTCAATGAAATTATTGAATACTTAAATAATGATTTATGA
- a CDS encoding metallophosphoesterase family protein: MRIALFSDIHANLPALEAFFKDVESRDTDAIYCLGDLVGYNIWPNEVVDQIRKRGIPTIAGNYDFGIGRSSDDCGCAYKTDDEKENGKVSIAYTNEIINDEQRAYLKTLPAHIRLDFQLNDKPLSVLLVHGSPRRINEYLFEDRDEKSMLRIMEQASADVMLFGHTHKPYHRILDSVQQDGTDHFRHAINIGSVGKPKDGDPRGGYVILHINANASISSRESVTVEFIRFDYDVEKAAKAVEDSILPDAYAESLRLGK; the protein is encoded by the coding sequence ATGAGAATTGCCCTTTTTTCAGATATACACGCCAACCTTCCGGCATTGGAAGCGTTTTTCAAAGATGTTGAATCCAGAGATACCGACGCTATTTATTGTTTGGGTGATCTGGTCGGTTATAACATCTGGCCTAATGAAGTTGTAGACCAGATCAGAAAGCGGGGAATCCCAACCATTGCCGGCAATTACGACTTCGGAATTGGAAGAAGCAGCGATGATTGCGGCTGCGCCTACAAAACAGACGACGAAAAGGAAAATGGTAAAGTATCAATTGCCTATACAAATGAAATCATCAATGACGAGCAGCGGGCTTATCTAAAAACGCTACCGGCACACATCCGTCTGGACTTCCAACTCAACGACAAGCCGTTATCAGTGCTTTTAGTACATGGTAGTCCCCGCCGGATCAACGAGTATTTATTTGAAGATCGCGACGAGAAAAGTATGCTGCGGATCATGGAGCAAGCCAGTGCTGATGTGATGCTTTTTGGGCATACGCACAAACCTTATCATAGAATTCTGGACTCAGTCCAGCAAGATGGAACAGATCATTTCCGTCATGCGATCAACATTGGCTCGGTAGGTAAACCAAAAGATGGGGATCCCCGGGGCGGTTATGTAATCCTTCATATTAATGCAAATGCATCCATTTCGAGCAGGGAAAGTGTTACCGTTGAATTTATACGCTTTGACTATGATGTTGAAAAAGCGGCCAAGGCCGTAGAGGATAGCATCCTTCCGGATGCATATGCAGAATCATTACGCCTGGGAAAATGA
- a CDS encoding metallophosphoesterase family protein, which produces MKIALLSDIHANLPAFEAVLEDLATKRPEAIYCLGDLVGYNVWPNQVIGLVRKHGIAAIAGNHDLKVSKIHPSEGNCSKEESSEYAYKLVGNKERDYLLTLPRHLRLEFQLNDQQLSMLLVHGSPRSINEYLLQELPEDYMVELVKEFNADILCFGHSHMPYHRIINSGRDGSDHFHHLINTGSVGKPKDGDARACYVLLTIDQSAGFRSGGVCQDSIRSRKSGASC; this is translated from the coding sequence ATGAAAATAGCGCTACTATCAGATATCCATGCCAATCTCCCGGCTTTTGAGGCGGTGTTGGAAGACTTGGCAACAAAAAGGCCCGAAGCTATCTACTGCCTGGGTGACCTGGTGGGCTATAATGTGTGGCCCAACCAGGTAATCGGCCTGGTTCGTAAGCATGGTATCGCGGCCATTGCAGGAAACCACGACCTGAAAGTTTCAAAAATACATCCTTCTGAAGGTAATTGCAGCAAAGAGGAAAGTAGCGAATATGCCTATAAACTGGTCGGAAACAAGGAAAGGGATTATTTGTTGACACTCCCCAGGCATCTCAGGTTAGAATTTCAACTCAATGATCAGCAGCTGAGCATGCTGCTTGTTCACGGTAGTCCGCGCAGCATCAACGAGTATCTGTTGCAGGAGCTACCAGAGGATTATATGGTGGAACTGGTAAAGGAATTTAACGCCGATATCCTTTGCTTTGGACACTCTCATATGCCTTATCATCGGATCATCAATTCAGGTCGAGACGGCAGTGACCATTTCCACCACCTGATCAATACGGGTTCTGTGGGCAAACCCAAGGATGGGGACGCGCGAGCATGCTACGTGCTTTTAACGATTGACCAGTCAGCGGGCTTCCGTTCAGGTGGAGTTTGTCAGGATTCAATACGATCTCGAAAAAGCGGCGCAAGCTGTTGA